The stretch of DNA CTCTTCATGCTAACGTGCTTTCACAATTGATGAAACAGCCCTGAAAAATGACCCAAAAAGAAAAAATTTCAAATCTGCAATATCGATTCAACCAACATCCCTGCATCAGAAATATCCCCCTTCAAACCTCCCCCAACATTCTCCCAAAACATCAAAATCAAACATTGACCCAAAAGAGTAAATCAAGCATTTCACCAAACCACTAAATCAAGCATGGCCAATGCAAAAAGTTGCTTCACTCACCCTCACCCATCCATCGTTTTTTGATTTTTTTACTTTGAATAGCCATCTATCCATTATGCAACCATTTCCAGCCCCCCAGCAAGGATGTAAAAAAAACTCCTAAAAAACTTTATAAAAAATGAAGAGATTGAGGTTATTTTATCTCTAGCAGAAGCTGTGAAATTGTTTTATACTAGAGAAGGTGTTCTGCGCTTCTCGACAGGAAATAACGTATTCCTGAGACCTTAGTGATCTCCAAGGGAGCTGTCCCTGATTAAGCCCGTGGGCTTTTTCATATGGCGCCCACCTATTTGTATAGGTTCCCGGGGTCAACTTTTTCCATCGGCTGTTGTGGATCACCCTTTTTTGCATCATTTTTTGCCCCCATAGAACTTGTTTGCATCCATAAACATTTCCTCCCAAATTGATCATGCCTTTTTGTATGTTTACATGAAGCCCCTTTTTCTATGAGCTCCCCTTTTTTATGAAACAAAGAGCAACAGACTCTCTTCATAAAATCAAAATGACAATAAGGCTTTAACGTACAAGATTTGCGAACAGCCTACAAAAAGAATAGCCCCTGTCAACTTCATCCCTTCGCGCGTAAGCAGCGCAAAAGCGGTTTATTGCGGGCTCTTTCAAAAGAAGAGCGCGCCCTTTTTTCACGAGCCCTGCTTGTTCCAAGCGCACGAGCTTTTGTCCATAAAGCGATTTACAAAATACCAACAATAGATAAAATACCCAAAGCTTATAAAGTAACAGCTTAATAATTTGGCGAGAAAATGACCCATAATCCCCCTTCTGAAACAGCTTCATCCCTTCGCGCACAGCAGCGCAAAAGCGATTTATTGCGGGCTCTTTCAAAAGAAGAGCGTGCCCTTTTTTCACAGCGCGCTTGTCACCACTTTCTTGAAACCCTTGAAAAAAAAGGAACCGATTTTTCACGCCTCATTTTGGCAGGCTATTGGCCCATTAAATCGGAAATTGACCCACGCCCTCTCTTGGAAGCGATAGCATCACGCGGTGGACGCCTAGCCTTACCAGCCGTGCTTGATCCCACCACCATGATTTTTCGAGCATTTTCACCGAGCACAACTCTCGAGCCCATGCGTTTTGGCACTTTGGGTCCAGGGGAAGACAATGCCGTTGTTATCCCCAATATGATTATTGTTCCGCTTTCTGCGTTTGATCGTCACTGTCACCGTCTTGGCTATGGAGGTGGCTATTATGACCGTGCGGTTGAAGCCCTTGAAAAACAAGGACATAAAATGACCTTATGGGGCATAGGATTTTCGTGTCAGGAGGTTTCCTCTATTCCCGCAGCCGAACATGATCTCCAGGTTCAGGGAATTTTTACAGAAAAAGGTTTCTTAAACTGTTAAAATGTGATTAAAACGCCTATGCGGTTTTTATTTTTGGGTGACATTGTCGCAAACACAAGAGCGCGCCTTTTTTTCACGAGCCCTGCTTGTTTCAAGCGCACGGGCTTTTGTCCATAAAGCGATTTACAAAATACCAACAATAGATAAAATACCCAAAGCTTATAAAGTAACAGCTTAATAATTTGGCGAGAAAATGACCCATAATCCCCCTTCTGAAACAGCTTCATCCCTTCGCGCACAGCAGCGCAAAAGCGGTTTATTGCGTCGTGAAGCTCTTTCAAAAGAAGAGCGTGCCCTTTTTTCACAGCGCGCTTGTCACCACTTTCTTGA from Bartonella tribocorum CIP 105476 encodes:
- a CDS encoding 5-formyltetrahydrofolate cyclo-ligase; this translates as MTHNPPSETASSLRAQQRKSDLLRALSKEERALFSQRACHHFLETLEKKGTDFSRLILAGYWPIKSEIDPRPLLEAIASRGGRLALPAVLDPTTMIFRAFSPSTTLEPMRFGTLGPGEDNAVVIPNMIIVPLSAFDRHCHRLGYGGGYYDRAVEALEKQGHKMTLWGIGFSCQEVSSIPAAEHDLQVQGIFTEKGFLNC